The genomic segment ttgaggttgcagtgagtcatgatcatgcccctgcactccagcctgggtaacaaagcaagatcctgtctccaaaagataataaagtaaaaaatctactaattgaaagggaaaaaagcaTAGTATAATACcattcttaagaaaaagaaaagagacctctgtttgtgtgtgtgttaacataaaaaaaaatctggaaagctCTATATCAAAATGTTTATAGAGgcaattttgtagttttagaatCATAGATAATCTTTCCACTTCCTGATttctctgacttttttctttttgcaatggGCATGAATTGCTGGAAAATACCACAGACAACTGTGAAATGAtttcatcaacaacaaaaaaaagataaagaaggaaacacAAAATCTGTTAAATATGATTTATGTTGGCTGGGGGTTAAAATGCATTTCCAGAATAGAGTTCAGAGAAAGGCTGGGCTGCTAGTTGCTGGTTTAAGGACAAAGGGTAAGTTTCAGGAAGCAGAAAGCAAGCAGATGAAATTCAGCACTGGAATCAGGGGAGTGTCTGAtttgcaaaaggaaaatgaaaagacgGCTCCTCCCTTCCGAGCAAACGAAACCAACAGCAGCCCAGGCTCAGTCAGCAGAAGAGATAAAAGTGAACAGGTCTGGGAGCCAGTTCTGTTGCCACTGTCTCTCCTGTCGATGATGGATCTCAGAAAAACCCCAGCCAAATCTCTGGACAAGTTCATTGAAGACTATCTCTTGCCAGACACGCATTTTCGCATGCAAATCAACCATGCCATTGACATCATCTGTGGGTTCCTGAAGGAAAGGTGCTTCCGAGGTAGCTCCTACCCTGTACGTGTGTCCAAGGTGGTAAAGGTGAGTCCAGGCCTGCCTGGCCAGGGGAGGGGTGGCTGAACGCACAAGCGTTGAGattgagaatgagagagagaaagaaaagagagagagagaaagaaaagagagagagagagagagagaaacctagAACCCAGGGTGCAAATGTGAGTACAGACAGCTGAGATCTTATGGGCTGGTGGTTTCTTACTTATCCACACAGTATGATAAAATAGATTCTGGGGTGAAATGCTACATCCCTATTATTAACAAGTGACCCTCCCCCCGACCTTCCCATTAAAGTTTATGAACCACTGTCCTAGGCCATGACCATTTCAGAAAaagggaaactgaagcccagctCTGGTAAACCACTGGCTAATTAGTGGCCAGGCTAGGGGCTCACCATTTCTGCAGTGAAGAATCAtatgttttgaaaacaaatagCATCTGCTGGCTGCAAGACCTTGAGCGAGTCACTTAACTGCTCTGTGTCCCAGTTTCCTCAGCCATAATCCCCCATACTGTTGCAGTCTTGCCAATGCACCTTAATGTAGCAGCTTCTCATTGTCTGAATTAGTACCCAAGGTTCTTTGTCCTGCgtccaagaaaattaaggaacatggacacaaaggtgagcttggagcaaaagttcagtaagcaaaagaagaaagctctctcTGCTGTGGAGAGGGAAGTCTGAGTGGATTGCCGGATCGCAGATGAATGCAAAAAACTTttacaagaaactgctctcttCCCTGTAACTGTTTGAGAAACTTGTCAGTAAAGCTGTGCAACTCCCCTTACCTTATGCAGCTGTGGGTATGTCTCCAGGCAAGCACAAAGCGTCGCTTCTCTTGTACGTATGACTGTGGCTTTGTTTCAGATAAGCCCCACTTCCTGCGCCAGTTTCAGGCAGGCCACTCCTCCAGGGCCCAGCCTTGACCGTTTACCTAACtgatttttcctcctcttcccctcaaCACCTCACAGGGCCGTGCAGATTAAGTGAAATAGTAAGTGTGAACCACCCAGCATAAGCTAGTCTTGGGCATAGTAAAGGACAATGGGAAAAGAACACAGATCCTGGAAGAAGGCCCCCAGGTTTGAATTGTATCTGCCACCTACTAGCTGGGCGATGGGGCTGATATATTATCTCACTGAGCATCcatttcccatctgtaaaatggggactaATGATAATGGCACCCAAATCATAGCATCATTGCGAGCATCATAGGAGTTTAAGACATGCGATGCCTTCAGGACAGTGGCTAATGCTCCATAATGTTAGTGGTTGCTCCTGTCATTTTATTTAGGGAGGTTTGCCTCACTAATGTCAGTTAttattcttgtcttctttttcagGGTGGCTCCTCTGGCAAAGGCACCTCCCTCAGAGGCCGATCTGACGCTGACCTGGTTGTCTTCCTCAGTCCTCTCACGACTTTTCAGGATCAGTTAAATCGCCGGGGAGAGTTCATCCGGGAAATTAGGAAACAGCTGGAAGCCTGTCAAAGAGAGAGAGCATTTTCCGTGAAGTTTGAGGTCCAGGCTCCACGCTGGGACAATCCCCGCGCGCTCAGCTTCGTGCTGAGTTCGCCCCAGCTCGGGGAGGGGGTGGAGTTCGATGTGCTGCCTGCCTTTGATGCCCTGGGTGAGAGCTCCcagcttctttttctccctcttcccatttCTGAGCAGAAATCTCCCACAGCTTGAGAGCTTTTTGCCCCAACAGGGCATCCCTCTAAAGCAGGGTGGGAGGAGACCTTAGGATCTCTTCCAGGGCAAGAATGAATATGGTCATGATCTATCACAGGAGAGACACTAAACAGCAAATTGGCATAATGTGAGGACAAAGACGTTTCTTACAGAACATCTGCAAGGCTTACTGTTCTGTTTATGGcaaaatgtgtgaattttatctttctaaaatcaGGCAGCAAAGATGTGGCTTAAAGTTCATGTTACTTTCATCTTTGTCCCAACATGAGATCTCATCAAACGTATGCAGCATGTTGGGAGATAGATATTTATAATCTGCAGGAACATTTGGACAGGAAGTGTAACCTCTCAGAGGCTCCCTCGCCACATCAGGAGAATTGGTAAAACCACGCTGCCTATATCATATCATTATTTTAACTGATAAATGATCATCTACATTCAGCTCTGATGAGTAACAGGTGTTCAAAAATAGGAACTtccagccaagtgtggtggctcatgcttgtaattccaacactttgggagattgaggcgggagggtcgcttgaccccaggagctcaagactagcctgggcaacaaagtgaaacctcatctctactaaaaattttaaaacattagccaagtgtggtggtacatgcctgtggtcgcAGCTATTCAGGACGCTGAGACTGAACGATCACATGAGGACAGCCAAGGGTTCAAGGTGTCAGTGAGCCacgaatgtgccactgcactccatcctgggcacagagcaagagcaagaccctgtctcaatcagtcaatcaatcaaaacTATGAATTTCCCAGCTGTGTATGAAGGCGCCTCAGAACACCACAGTGAACTCAGAGAGGGACACGGAATAGTTCAGATTTTAATTTGTTGAGGGAAATGCAATGACGTCTGtcacaaaccaaacaaacagcTACTATTAAATTGTTTGAACTTACTATTAGTGGCTACTAATTAATAGTTGGTCATTAAACAATAATTAGTGATTAATTATCAAGTAATTAGTACTTAATTAAAGGTACTGTCACAGTTTCCTTTAGTGCTAgggcagccataaaaataaaaggctgacACTCCAAAGACACCAGGGTGTGAGAAAGTTTTGGATTCTCTCATTTGTGCCATCTCCTGTGTTGGGGGCTAGAGTACAACGGTTGTAAAAGACAAGAGGGAGAAGGCTGgtcacagtagctcacacctgtaatctcagcactttgggaggccaaagtagggggatcacttgaggtcaggagttcaagaccagcctggccaacatggtgaaatctcatctctactaaaaatacaaaaattagctgggcatggtggtgcacgcctgtaatcgtagctacttgggaggctgaggcaggagaattgcttgaacccaagagatggaggctgcaatgagccaagatcatgccattgcactccagcctgggcaacacagcgagactccatcttggaaaaaaaaaaaaaaaaaaaaaaaaaacgaagtaGGATGAAACAATAGACAGCCATGGGAGTTAGGGGGCTTTTTTAGACAGGATCCGGAGGGAGGGTCCCTGAGCCTGAGTGATGAGAAGGAGTGAAACTTGGGAAGATCTGGAGGTTCTGGGAAGAGGAACGGCAAGTACAGAGGCCCTGCAGCAGCAGTGACCGTGGCACAtttgaagaagagaggaaaaagtcAGAGAagtagaaagtgggcaaaggaagcaagagaggagGTGAGGTGAGAGAGGTTCCAGAGACCAGATCACACTAGATATCATTGGCCACCATAAGGACTCTGGGTTTTAAAATTCCAGATGTTGTGGGATGCAGGAAGCAGCATGATCAGATTTTAAAAGTTCTCTCTAGGTGCCAGGTTGAGAACAGGCTGTGGGGGAACCTGTAAAGAGGTTGCTGCCATAGTTCCAGCGAGTGATGTGGTGGCTTGGATGGGGTGATGGCAGtggagagggcaggagggaggatcGGGAATGGACCTCAGGCTTCCCAGTCCTGGGTTTGTTGCACTTTCCAATCAAATCCCATGGCCAGGGAGATTGTCCCCTCAGAGTGACTGAAGGAACTTCTGAGAAGAGCTGACACCTAAATTGTGGGTTTTGCCCGAACAGGTCAGTTGACTGGTGGCTATAAACCTAACCCTCAAATCTATGTCGAGCTCATCAAGGAGTGCGTCTCCCTGCAGAAAGAGGGCGAGTTCTCCACCTGCTTCACAGAACTACAGAGAAACTTCCTGAAGCAGCGCCCCACCAAGCTCAAGAGCCTCATCCGCCTAGTCAAGCACTGGTACCAAAATGTATGGCCCTCCTACCAGGCCTGGCGGGTCCTGTCTCGACTGGGAGCAGAGGAGGGTTTGGGGGAGCAGAGAAAGACGGGAGTgaaggaaagaggagggggaGTGGTGGAGGGAaacagagggagggaaagaggagagaaaggaaaaagaggtggAGAGGGTAGAGGGAGGAGGCTGCAATAGAAGGGAGaatgaaagggaaggaagagaggaaggaagggatttTGGTGTtctgttcactgctatatccccagaACTTAAAACAGCCTGGTGCATAATAGGtgtaaataattgttgaataaatgaatcaatgctacacacacacacacacacacacacacacacagagagagagagaggcaaagagagagagagagagtcaaccACACTCTTCAGAAGGTGGATAAGTTAAAACAAGAGTTTCAAACAAATATATGTTCAGATGCTCTTTCCTCCCACTTACTGGCTAGCTGGCCTTAAGTAAGCAACTTAACCTTTCTGTTATTTCTGCTTTCTCATCTGCAATGAGTAGCATGCCACAGCTACAGTAACATGGCATATAGTCGGTCCTGATTAATGTGGCATCTTTTAGCCACCACAAGAGTACACATAATAAAAACTAACATGTATTATGTGCTTAGCTTATCTATGTTTTGCAGATGTGATACACTTTTCTGTTCACTTTTAAATGCCCTGCATCTTAGTCAACTTTAACAGTGATTCTGTAAGTTAGATAAGGTTAGGTATTATCATGAAACCCATTTTACAACAAGAGAAACTCCTTGGGTCACATGGCTTATTCGGCCAATAAGTAGCAgaagtaaaatttgaatttggttgggcatggtagctcacaccagtaatcccagcactttggggggccaaggcaggtggattgcttgagcccaggagttcaagactagcctgagcaacatggcaaaacctcatctctacaaaataaactaaaaatttagccagatgtgatggtgaacacctgcagtcccagctactggggaggctgaggtgggaggatcgcttgagcctgggaggaggtggtTACAGTAAGTcaagactgtgctactgcactccagtctgtatgacagagcaagatcttgcctcaaacaaacaaacaaacaaaaactcaaattTCGGTCTACTGACTTAAGAGTTTGCCTGATAATAATAGgcattcaatatatatttcttgaatgaatgaatgaatgaatgaatgaaaataatcagggatacattttccaatttaaaagTAACACctctaggtaaaaaaaaaaaaaagacaatcatttAGTTGCTAGACTTCTAAGTGTTTGCTGTTCCATGAATTTTAATCATGGAGCCTGAGCATTGTAGAACTTACAAAAGCAGTTCTTGACAAAAGCAGCACTGCCCCCAGGGACATATTGAAAATTAATGAGGGTGTTTTTGGTAACCGTGGTAATGGGAGGACATGGGTGCTACTTACATTTAgtggaaagaaggcagaaatacTAATTGCTGTACAATGATTACGAGAGTCCTGCACAGCCAaggattgtctttttctttctttcttgatgcttttctcctttaaaacaaGACAAGATTACAGTATTTTAACTCCACtaaccaccatcatcaccacctccAACTGGTATGCTACATTTCTTGTATATTTCAAGTCTCTTTATATTTTCAAGTGCCTCgaagtattattattgttttacagCCAAATGTTTAATTAATCTACTCACAGATTTACCACTTTCTTcactattcattctttcttacaCCTCTAACATTCCATCTGGGGTAATTTTCCTAAATGACCATACATCCTTTGGGATTTCTTTTGATGATGGTCTATTGGTAGTAAACtctctcagtttttgtctgaaaatgtcaTGCTTTTGCCTTCATTGTTGAAGGGTGCTTTTGCTGGGTGGTCATTTCAGTACATTAAATATATCATTCCATCTTCCACtgtcatcattaaaaagtcagttgCCAGTCTTTACTGCAGCTCTTTTGTAGGTAACCTATCTTATTCCTCTGGCTGCATGTAAaagttttctctttgtctttgattttgtttAGCTTCAGTCTGCTGTGTCTCAATGATGGGTTCCTATTATTTGTCCTGATAGGGATTCCTTTAAGAGTCCTGAATCTGTGGATAGATATCTTTAATCAGTTTTGA from the Macaca thibetana thibetana isolate TM-01 chromosome 11, ASM2454274v1, whole genome shotgun sequence genome contains:
- the OAS1 gene encoding 2'-5'-oligoadenylate synthase 1 isoform X2 → MHFQNRVQRKAGLLVAGLRTKGKFQEAESKQMKFSTGIRGVSDLQKENEKTAPPFRANETNSSPGSVSRRDKSEQVWEPVLLPLSLLSMMDLRKTPAKSLDKFIEDYLLPDTHFRMQINHAIDIICGFLKERCFRGSSYPVRVSKVVKGGSSGKGTSLRGRSDADLVVFLSPLTTFQDQLNRRGEFIREIRKQLEACQRERAFSVKFEVQAPRWDNPRALSFVLSSPQLGEGVEFDVLPAFDALGQLTGGYKPNPQIYVELIKECVSLQKEGEFSTCFTELQRNFLKQRPTKLKSLIRLVKHWYQNCKKKLGKLPPQYALELLTVYAWERGSTERYFNTARGFRTVLELVINYQQLCVYWTKYYDFQNPIIGKYLSRQLRKPRPVILDPADPTGNLGGGDTKGWRQLAQEAEAWLNYPCFKNWDGSPVSSWILLAESDSEDDESYDPRM
- the OAS1 gene encoding 2'-5'-oligoadenylate synthase 1 isoform X3; amino-acid sequence: MHFQNRVQRKAGLLVAGLRTKGKFQEAESKQMKFSTGIRGVSDLQKENEKTAPPFRANETNSSPGSVSRRDKSEQVWEPVLLPLSLLSMMDLRKTPAKSLDKFIEDYLLPDTHFRMQINHAIDIICGFLKERCFRGSSYPVRVSKVVKGGSSGKGTSLRGRSDADLVVFLSPLTTFQDQLNRRGEFIREIRKQLEACQRERAFSVKFEVQAPRWDNPRALSFVLSSPQLGEGVEFDVLPAFDALGQLTGGYKPNPQIYVELIKECVSLQKEGEFSTCFTELQRNFLKQRPTKLKSLIRLVKHWYQNCKKKLGKLPPQYALELLTVYAWERGSTERYFNTARGFRTVLELVINYQQLCVYWTKYYDFQNPIIGKYLSRQLRKPRPVILDPADPTGNLGGGDTKGWRQLAQEAEAWLNYPCFKNWDGSPVSSWILLVNLTPVGRRHYTSN
- the OAS1 gene encoding 2'-5'-oligoadenylate synthase 1 isoform X1 is translated as MHFQNRVQRKAGLLVAGLRTKGKFQEAESKQMKFSTGIRGVSDLQKENEKTAPPFRANETNSSPGSVSRRDKSEQVWEPVLLPLSLLSMMDLRKTPAKSLDKFIEDYLLPDTHFRMQINHAIDIICGFLKERCFRGSSYPVRVSKVVKGGSSGKGTSLRGRSDADLVVFLSPLTTFQDQLNRRGEFIREIRKQLEACQRERAFSVKFEVQAPRWDNPRALSFVLSSPQLGEGVEFDVLPAFDALGQLTGGYKPNPQIYVELIKECVSLQKEGEFSTCFTELQRNFLKQRPTKLKSLIRLVKHWYQNCKKKLGKLPPQYALELLTVYAWERGSTERYFNTARGFRTVLELVINYQQLCVYWTKYYDFQNPIIGKYLSRQLRKPRPVILDPADPTGNLGGGDTKGWRQLAQEAEAWLNYPCFKNWDGSPVSSWILLAESDSEDDESYDPRMYQQHGYIQTYECPYFSQSPSILQAASTRQAEENWTCTIL
- the OAS1 gene encoding 2'-5'-oligoadenylate synthase 1 isoform X5 — its product is MHFQNRVQRKAGLLVAGLRTKGKFQEAESKQMKFSTGIRGVSDLQKENEKTAPPFRANETNSSPGSVSRRDKSEQVWEPVLLPLSLLSMMDLRKTPAKSLDKFIEDYLLPDTHFRMQINHAIDIICGFLKERCFRGSSYPVRVSKVVKGGSSGKGTSLRGRSDADLVVFLSPLTTFQDQLNRRGEFIREIRKQLEACQRERAFSVKFEVQAPRWDNPRALSFVLSSPQLGEGVEFDVLPAFDALAHQGVRLPAERGRVLHLLHRTTEKLPEAAPHQAQEPHPPSQALVPKCMALLPGLCKKKLGKLPPQYALELLTVYAWERGSTERYFNTARGFRTVLELVINYQQLCVYWTKYYDFQNPIIGKYLSRQLRKPRPVILDPADPTGNLGGGDTKGWRQLAQEAEAWLNYPCFKNWDGSPVSSWILLAESDSEDDESYDPRMYQQHGYIQTYECPYFSQSPSILQAASTRQAEENWTCTIL
- the OAS1 gene encoding 2'-5'-oligoadenylate synthase 1 isoform X4 produces the protein MHFQNRVQRKAGLLVAGLRTKGKFQEAESKQMKFSTGIRGVSDLQKENEKTAPPFRANETNSSPGSVSRRDKSEQVWEPVLLPLSLLSMMDLRKTPAKSLDKFIEDYLLPDTHFRMQINHAIDIICGFLKERCFRGSSYPVRVSKVVKGGSSGKGTSLRGRSDADLVVFLSPLTTFQDQLNRRGEFIREIRKQLEACQRERAFSVKFEVQAPRWDNPRALSFVLSSPQLGEGVEFDVLPAFDALAHQGVRLPAERGRVLHLLHRTTEKLPEAAPHQAQEPHPPSQALVPKCMALLPGLCKKKLGKLPPQYALELLTVYAWERGSTERYFNTARGFRTVLELVINYQQLCVYWTKYYDFQNPIIGKYLSRQLRKPRPVILDPADPTGNLGGGDTKGWRQLAQEAEAWLNYPCFKNWDGSPVSSWILLVNLTPVGRRHYTSN